A genomic segment from Paraburkholderia hayleyella encodes:
- a CDS encoding HPr family phosphocarrier protein: MLQQETTIVNKLGLHARASAKLTQLAGSFQAEIWMSRNGRRINAKSIMGVMMLAAGIGSTVLIETEGEDEEQAMAALLQLIADKFGEGQ, from the coding sequence ATGCTGCAACAGGAAACAACCATCGTGAACAAGCTGGGGCTGCACGCACGTGCCTCAGCCAAACTGACGCAACTCGCGGGCAGTTTTCAGGCGGAAATCTGGATGAGCCGCAACGGCCGCCGCATCAACGCCAAAAGCATCATGGGCGTGATGATGCTGGCCGCAGGTATCGGCAGCACAGTGTTAATCGAAACCGAAGGCGAAGACGAAGAACAGGCGATGGCCGCGTTGCTCCAACTGATTGCCGACAAGTTTGGCGAAGGCCAGTGA
- a CDS encoding PTS sugar transporter subunit IIA, with protein MAGILIIAHAPFATALRECIAHIYGGLPARIGVIDVLPDSDPVKIVAFAHAEIERLKEDNGALVLTDMFGATPSNIAGRLASLPQVRVLAGVNLPMLLRAVCYRTTPLDTLVDKALAGATKGIHAIAPGTPQPAGPEGCFSGPGTASDATRSSG; from the coding sequence ATGGCAGGCATTCTGATCATTGCGCACGCTCCCTTTGCTACGGCGTTAAGGGAGTGCATTGCCCACATTTACGGCGGCTTACCCGCCCGCATTGGCGTGATCGACGTTTTGCCCGATAGCGATCCCGTCAAGATTGTCGCGTTTGCGCACGCTGAGATCGAGCGGCTCAAGGAGGACAATGGCGCGCTGGTGCTGACCGATATGTTTGGGGCGACGCCTTCGAACATTGCGGGACGGCTGGCTTCCTTGCCTCAGGTACGGGTGCTGGCTGGGGTCAATCTGCCGATGCTGCTGCGCGCGGTCTGCTATCGCACTACGCCGCTCGACACGCTTGTCGACAAAGCACTGGCTGGTGCGACCAAAGGCATTCACGCGATTGCGCCTGGCACGCCACAACCTGCTGGGCCGGAGGGTTGTTTTAGCGGCCCAGGCACAGCGTCAGATGCAACCCGTTCATCGGGCTAG
- a CDS encoding ammonium transporter, producing the protein MRNLLMSLLMAGALLAGASASAFADEVSPSSAVTAGVTAPAAEPARPSLVDSSKISSGDTAWMLTSTALVLFMTIPGLALFYGGMVRKKNVLSMLMQSFAITCVVTVIWTVIGYSLAFTPGGPFLGGMSRIFLAGMSYIKGDKATMLSVSHLAPTIPESVYFIYQMTFAIITPALITGAFADRMKFSSMLVFMTLWSIIVYSPIAHMVWEPTGWLASQGILDFAGGTVVHINAGVAALVCCLVLGKRVGYGREAMAPHNLVLTLIGGAMLWVGWFGFNAGSALAADGRAGFAMLTTQIATAMAALGWMFAEWLTRGRPSVLGIVSGAVAGLVAITPASGFVGVSGALAIGLVAGVICFGSATWLKHKLGYDDSLDAFGVHCVGGIVGALLTGVFAVKEIGGMDGSVLLQAKGVLVTLVYSGVVSLVLLKAIDWIMGLRVTEEQEREGLDVALHGEHVE; encoded by the coding sequence ATGCGCAACTTACTGATGTCCTTGTTGATGGCTGGCGCATTGCTTGCCGGTGCCTCGGCTTCGGCCTTCGCGGATGAGGTCTCTCCGTCCAGCGCGGTGACGGCGGGTGTCACCGCGCCGGCTGCGGAGCCAGCCCGGCCATCACTGGTCGATTCATCGAAGATCAGTTCAGGCGATACCGCCTGGATGCTGACTTCGACGGCACTGGTGCTGTTCATGACGATCCCCGGCCTTGCGCTGTTTTATGGCGGCATGGTGCGCAAAAAGAATGTGCTGTCGATGCTGATGCAAAGCTTTGCCATTACCTGTGTGGTCACGGTGATCTGGACGGTGATCGGCTACAGCCTTGCCTTTACGCCGGGCGGACCGTTTCTCGGCGGGATGTCGCGGATATTTCTCGCGGGCATGAGTTATATCAAAGGAGACAAGGCCACGATGCTGAGTGTGAGCCACCTCGCACCGACCATCCCCGAATCGGTCTATTTCATCTATCAAATGACGTTTGCGATCATTACTCCCGCGTTGATTACCGGTGCCTTCGCGGACCGGATGAAGTTTTCCTCGATGCTGGTGTTCATGACGTTGTGGTCGATCATCGTGTATTCGCCGATCGCGCATATGGTCTGGGAGCCAACCGGCTGGCTGGCGAGCCAGGGCATTCTCGATTTCGCGGGCGGCACGGTCGTGCATATCAACGCTGGGGTGGCGGCGCTGGTCTGCTGCCTGGTATTGGGCAAACGGGTTGGATACGGCCGCGAAGCGATGGCGCCACACAACCTGGTACTGACGCTGATCGGCGGCGCGATGTTGTGGGTGGGCTGGTTTGGCTTTAACGCAGGTTCGGCGCTGGCCGCCGATGGCCGTGCGGGGTTTGCCATGCTGACGACGCAAATTGCCACCGCGATGGCCGCGCTGGGCTGGATGTTCGCCGAGTGGTTGACGCGCGGGCGGCCTTCTGTGCTGGGTATTGTGTCGGGGGCGGTGGCTGGGCTGGTGGCGATTACCCCTGCCTCCGGGTTTGTCGGCGTGAGTGGCGCGCTGGCAATCGGTCTGGTGGCGGGCGTGATCTGCTTTGGGTCGGCAACCTGGCTCAAGCACAAGCTGGGCTACGACGATTCACTCGACGCGTTTGGCGTGCATTGCGTGGGCGGTATCGTTGGCGCACTGCTGACGGGCGTGTTCGCGGTGAAGGAGATCGGCGGCATGGACGGCAGCGTGCTGCTGCAGGCCAAGGGCGTGCTGGTGACGCTTGTGTATAGCGGCGTGGTCAGTTTGGTCTTGCTGAAGGCGATTGATTGGATCATGGGCCTGCGCGTGACGGAAGAGCAGGAGCGTGAAGGTCTCGACGTGGCGCTGCATGGCGAACATGTGGAATAA
- a CDS encoding accessory factor UbiK family protein has product MKQPNDVFNDLQARVGDLLKNSPVKDVERNVKAVLSQGFSKLDLVTREEFDTQTQVLVRTRARLEELERRIAELEQQMPLTPSS; this is encoded by the coding sequence ATGAAACAACCCAACGATGTCTTCAACGATTTGCAAGCGCGCGTCGGCGACTTGCTCAAAAACTCTCCCGTCAAGGATGTCGAGCGCAACGTAAAAGCCGTGCTGTCGCAAGGCTTCTCAAAACTCGATCTGGTCACGCGCGAAGAGTTCGATACGCAAACCCAGGTTCTGGTGCGCACACGGGCACGGCTGGAGGAACTGGAGCGGCGCATCGCCGAACTCGAACAGCAAATGCCGCTCACGCCTTCGTCCTGA
- a CDS encoding P-II family nitrogen regulator, whose translation MKLITAIIKPFKLDEAREALSAMGVSGITVTEVKGFGRQKGHTELYRGAEYVVDFLPKVKIEAAVPDEIVEQAIDALEQAARTGKIGDGKIFVTSIEHVIRIRTGETGTDAL comes from the coding sequence ATGAAACTCATTACTGCAATCATCAAGCCGTTCAAGCTCGATGAAGCGCGCGAGGCCTTGTCGGCGATGGGGGTCTCCGGCATTACCGTGACGGAGGTCAAGGGCTTTGGCCGGCAAAAAGGACACACCGAGCTTTACCGTGGCGCGGAATATGTCGTCGATTTCCTGCCGAAGGTCAAGATCGAAGCGGCTGTGCCGGATGAGATCGTCGAGCAGGCGATTGACGCCCTCGAACAGGCGGCCCGCACCGGCAAGATTGGCGACGGCAAGATTTTCGTCACGTCGATTGAACACGTGATTCGCATTCGTACGGGCGAGACCGGCACCGACGCGCTCTAG
- a CDS encoding PKD domain-containing protein — translation MNYQAARSIGWPDRMIAHLVLFYLWMMQFRNLIKHKTQSGIFLKNSYAVVPAARFKSFGQKKVSGWSLAGTAITIFLAPVPTIAATRFLTLEAPSVQQRMLDQPNHYVEALKESGFEPVLVRVDPSVVNDQNNELEIRLANDKTVVARKQRFATVSTGITAWDGEIQAPQNRRLAGSKSDKEVPVDGNNEVILVRHGANITASIRVGGELYQVMPVGDGQHVIYKRPELTKPHDEVDWVKAPVHTRDNPEILPRNLRNSSHSTIRVMVAITNQVRPRWADIDGLVALAFKEANVTNVNSHVAITFENAGVVHLNYNETGSLFDMLYKMEEPDDPQLGKPVHELREAKRADLVVLLTTYQGGITGVSFTNASKENAFSLVADSMATGTGIFAHEMGHNMGLLHENDGDPNQPLDPGRPPWVVYSHGFQQLQGPNQDHWHTTMAYSCPGGCPGLRYWSNPNLVYGGYAMGTKKYEDAVRRLEERREYVAAFYPPPEQISPPSVIASASPSEVSGSTLVMLDASRSSDASGGALRYEWSQYSGLPALSIDGSDQARAMVRIPAVSKPTVFVFKVVVTNAAGLSAASLPISVEANPSSLPSVVASASPSKVTGSALVMLDASGSSDASGGALSYEWSQYSGLPALSIDGSDQARAMVRIPAVSKFTIFNFKVVVTNAAGLSATSLPVSVEANPAAPRPESCGDVAEWDAKKAYETYGEKVAYKGKIYQQNFYNINLSPDRNSAPFGAPWVYLEDCPGN, via the coding sequence ATGAACTACCAGGCAGCGAGAAGTATTGGGTGGCCAGATCGCATGATCGCGCATCTGGTCTTGTTTTATCTGTGGATGATGCAGTTCCGTAACCTGATTAAGCACAAGACTCAATCGGGGATTTTTTTAAAAAACAGTTATGCCGTAGTGCCTGCTGCGAGATTTAAATCGTTTGGGCAAAAAAAAGTTTCAGGCTGGAGCCTTGCCGGCACCGCTATAACTATTTTTCTGGCTCCCGTGCCGACTATTGCAGCGACAAGGTTTTTGACGCTGGAGGCGCCATCAGTCCAGCAACGCATGCTGGATCAACCTAACCATTACGTCGAAGCTTTGAAGGAAAGCGGTTTCGAGCCGGTTCTGGTCAGGGTGGACCCTTCCGTTGTCAATGACCAAAACAATGAGCTTGAGATTCGCCTTGCAAATGACAAGACCGTTGTCGCAAGAAAGCAGCGTTTTGCTACGGTGTCCACCGGCATCACTGCATGGGATGGCGAAATCCAGGCGCCCCAGAATAGGCGCCTTGCCGGTTCGAAATCGGACAAAGAGGTTCCGGTTGATGGCAATAACGAGGTGATCCTGGTGCGGCACGGTGCCAATATCACAGCCTCGATCCGCGTTGGTGGTGAGCTGTACCAGGTCATGCCTGTCGGGGATGGACAGCATGTGATTTACAAGCGGCCCGAACTGACGAAGCCGCATGATGAGGTCGACTGGGTTAAGGCACCGGTACACACACGGGATAATCCAGAAATCTTGCCGCGTAATTTGCGGAATTCATCGCACAGCACGATTCGTGTAATGGTGGCGATCACCAATCAGGTTCGTCCAAGATGGGCCGATATTGACGGGCTGGTTGCGCTGGCATTTAAAGAGGCCAATGTCACGAATGTGAATAGCCATGTTGCGATTACCTTCGAAAATGCGGGAGTCGTACATCTCAACTACAACGAGACCGGGTCATTGTTCGACATGCTGTACAAGATGGAAGAGCCTGACGATCCGCAACTTGGCAAGCCCGTGCACGAGTTACGTGAAGCAAAGAGAGCCGATCTGGTGGTTTTGCTGACGACCTACCAGGGCGGGATCACGGGGGTTAGCTTCACTAACGCCAGCAAAGAAAATGCTTTTTCCCTGGTCGCGGATTCAATGGCAACGGGGACCGGCATTTTTGCTCACGAGATGGGCCATAACATGGGATTGCTTCACGAGAACGATGGAGATCCGAACCAGCCGCTAGATCCGGGCAGACCGCCCTGGGTGGTTTACTCCCATGGTTTTCAGCAGCTGCAAGGCCCCAACCAGGATCATTGGCACACGACGATGGCCTATAGCTGCCCCGGAGGCTGTCCAGGTCTGAGGTATTGGTCAAATCCCAACCTGGTATATGGCGGTTACGCGATGGGAACGAAGAAGTACGAAGATGCCGTACGTCGCCTGGAAGAGCGGCGCGAATATGTTGCCGCTTTTTATCCGCCGCCTGAACAAATTTCACCGCCGTCAGTTATTGCCTCGGCATCACCCAGCGAGGTGAGCGGCAGCACGCTGGTCATGCTGGATGCATCCAGGTCGAGCGATGCCTCTGGCGGGGCATTGCGCTATGAGTGGAGCCAGTACAGCGGCTTGCCTGCGCTGTCGATCGACGGTAGTGACCAGGCGCGGGCGATGGTGCGTATTCCTGCCGTGTCCAAGCCCACGGTTTTCGTCTTCAAAGTGGTTGTGACCAATGCCGCGGGCCTGTCTGCCGCCAGCCTGCCGATTAGCGTCGAGGCGAATCCTTCTTCGCTGCCGTCAGTTGTTGCCTCGGCATCACCCAGCAAGGTGACGGGCAGCGCGCTGGTCATGCTGGATGCATCTGGGTCGAGTGATGCCTCGGGTGGGGCATTGAGCTATGAATGGAGCCAGTACAGCGGCCTGCCTGCGCTGTCGATCGACGGTAGTGACCAGGCGCGGGCGATGGTGCGTATTCCTGCCGTGTCCAAATTCACGATTTTTAACTTCAAGGTGGTTGTGACCAATGCCGCGGGCCTGTCTGCCACCAGCTTGCCGGTTAGCGTCGAGGCGAATCCTGCGGCACCCCGTCCGGAATCGTGCGGCGACGTGGCCGAGTGGGACGCCAAAAAAGCGTACGAAACATACGGAGAAAAAGTGGCATACAAGGGAAAAATATACCAACAGAATTTTTATAACATCAACTTGTCTCCAGACCGTAACTCCGCGCCTTTTGGCGCCCCTTGGGTCTATCTGGAGGACTGCCCTGGGAATTGA
- the gshA gene encoding glutamate--cysteine ligase, with translation MVPHLVTALNGPLLDLERKILDATPAIERWFRLEWQEHTPPFYCSVDLRNAGFKLAPVDTNLFPGAFNQLPAEVLPLAVQAAMASIEKICPDAKNLLLIPERRDTRNPAYLENMARLALIMRQAGLNVRFGALDEGMMHPVEIELPDGQKLVLEPLERSPRRLGLKNFDPCSILLNNDLSGGIPLVLENLHEQYLLPPLHAGWAVRRKSTHFSCYDEVAKKFAKMVEIDPWMINPYFARVEGVDFEARTGEAALAEAIDGVLKKVAKKYREYGIDEKPYVVIKPDAGTDGKGVMTVYDAAEVAALKRRDRTKLAASKDGLEVHDVIVQEGVHTFEQVGEEVAEPVVYMIDRYVVGGFYRVHGRRERDQNLNVPGMHFVPLGFEHTALPDAHAKPGAAPPNRFYMYGVVARLGLLAASVELEKTDPEAIQV, from the coding sequence ATGGTTCCCCACCTGGTTACGGCCTTGAATGGCCCGCTGCTCGATCTCGAGCGCAAGATCCTCGACGCCACGCCGGCCATCGAACGCTGGTTTCGTCTCGAATGGCAGGAGCACACGCCGCCGTTTTATTGTTCGGTTGATTTACGCAACGCGGGTTTCAAGCTCGCGCCGGTTGATACCAACCTGTTTCCGGGCGCGTTCAATCAGTTGCCCGCCGAGGTTTTGCCCCTGGCGGTGCAAGCCGCGATGGCATCCATCGAAAAAATCTGCCCCGACGCGAAAAACCTCCTGCTCATTCCTGAACGCCGCGATACGCGCAATCCGGCGTATCTCGAGAATATGGCGCGCCTTGCGCTCATCATGCGTCAGGCAGGTTTGAACGTGCGTTTCGGCGCGCTTGACGAAGGCATGATGCATCCCGTTGAGATCGAGCTGCCTGACGGACAAAAACTGGTACTTGAGCCGCTTGAACGCTCGCCGCGCCGGCTGGGGCTGAAAAATTTCGATCCCTGTTCGATTTTGCTGAACAACGATTTGTCGGGTGGCATTCCGCTAGTGCTCGAAAACTTGCATGAGCAGTATCTGCTGCCGCCCCTGCACGCAGGCTGGGCCGTACGGCGCAAATCGACGCATTTTTCCTGCTATGACGAGGTGGCGAAAAAATTCGCCAAGATGGTCGAAATCGATCCCTGGATGATCAATCCATACTTCGCCCGCGTTGAGGGCGTTGACTTCGAAGCACGCACGGGCGAAGCCGCGCTAGCCGAGGCGATCGATGGCGTGCTGAAAAAGGTGGCGAAAAAGTACCGCGAATACGGCATCGACGAAAAACCTTATGTCGTCATCAAGCCCGATGCCGGGACTGACGGCAAGGGGGTGATGACGGTGTATGACGCCGCCGAAGTCGCCGCGCTGAAGCGGCGTGATCGCACCAAACTGGCCGCATCCAAGGATGGGCTCGAAGTGCATGACGTGATCGTGCAAGAAGGCGTGCATACGTTCGAGCAGGTGGGCGAGGAAGTGGCGGAGCCGGTGGTGTACATGATCGACCGCTATGTGGTGGGTGGTTTTTATCGGGTCCACGGCCGCCGCGAGCGCGACCAGAATCTCAACGTGCCGGGCATGCATTTTGTGCCGCTTGGTTTTGAGCATACGGCGTTGCCCGATGCGCACGCCAAACCTGGCGCCGCGCCACCGAACCGCTTTTATATGTATGGCGTGGTGGCGCGTCTCGGGCTGCTGGCGGCATCGGTCGAGCTGGAAAAAACCGATCCAGAGGCGATCCAGGTTTGA
- the ptsP gene encoding phosphoenolpyruvate--protein phosphotransferase: protein MSFTLHGIPVSRGIAIGRAYLIAPAALDVDHYLIELSQIDAEIERFRVAQSRVHHELDMLRSDLAADAPSEMGAFLNVHSMILNDAMLVQETIDLIRTRRYNVEWALTEQLERLSRHFDDIEDEYLRERKADIEQVVERVLKALAGASTALTGGIHGACDEMIVVAHDIAPADMMQFKTQTFQGFVTDLGGRTSHTAIVARSLGIPAAVGVQQASALIRQDDLIIVDGDYGIVIVDPAPIVLEEYSYRQSEKALEQRKLQRLKFSPTQTLCGTRIELCANIELPEDARAAVDAGASGIGLFRTEFLFMNHKHQLPQEEEQFDAYRRAVELMNGLPVTIRTIDVGADKPLDSMGSDDHETTMNPALGLRAIRWSLSEPQMFLTQLRAILRASAFGPVKILIPMLAHAREIDQTLDLIREAKRQLDDAGLIYDPNVRVGAMIEIPAAAIALPLFLKRLDFLSIGTNDLIQYTLAIDRADNAVAHLYDPLHPAVLHLIGFTLREAKRAGVPVSVCGEMAGDPALTRLLLGMGLTEFSMHPSQLLTVKQEVLRAHLKTLEKPVADVLASFEPEEVQAALKRVAQAG from the coding sequence GTGTCGTTCACGCTGCATGGAATTCCCGTATCACGCGGCATCGCCATTGGGCGTGCCTATCTGATCGCCCCTGCGGCGCTCGATGTTGACCATTATCTGATTGAACTAAGCCAGATCGACGCTGAGATTGAGCGGTTTCGTGTAGCTCAGAGCCGGGTGCATCACGAACTCGACATGCTGCGCTCGGATCTTGCTGCCGACGCTCCGAGCGAAATGGGCGCGTTCCTCAACGTTCACAGCATGATCCTGAACGATGCGATGCTCGTCCAGGAAACGATCGATCTGATTCGCACCCGCCGCTACAACGTCGAATGGGCGTTGACCGAGCAACTGGAGCGCTTGTCGCGCCATTTCGACGATATCGAAGATGAGTACCTGCGCGAGCGCAAAGCCGACATCGAGCAGGTCGTCGAACGGGTGCTCAAGGCGCTGGCGGGGGCCTCGACGGCATTGACGGGTGGTATCCACGGGGCCTGCGACGAGATGATCGTCGTGGCTCATGACATCGCGCCCGCCGACATGATGCAGTTCAAGACGCAAACTTTTCAGGGTTTTGTCACGGATCTGGGCGGGCGCACTTCGCACACGGCGATTGTCGCGCGCAGCCTTGGCATTCCGGCGGCCGTGGGGGTGCAGCAGGCGAGTGCGCTGATTCGCCAGGATGACCTGATCATTGTGGATGGCGATTACGGCATCGTGATTGTCGATCCCGCGCCGATCGTGCTTGAAGAATATTCGTACCGCCAAAGCGAGAAAGCGCTTGAGCAGCGCAAGCTGCAGCGGCTGAAGTTTTCGCCGACGCAAACGCTGTGCGGCACGCGCATCGAGTTGTGCGCGAACATCGAGCTGCCCGAGGATGCACGTGCGGCAGTCGATGCCGGTGCGAGTGGGATTGGCCTCTTCCGTACCGAATTCCTCTTCATGAATCACAAGCACCAGTTGCCGCAGGAAGAAGAGCAATTCGATGCGTATCGCCGCGCTGTCGAACTGATGAATGGGTTGCCGGTGACGATTCGCACTATCGACGTGGGCGCGGACAAACCGCTCGACTCGATGGGCAGCGATGACCATGAAACCACAATGAACCCGGCACTTGGGCTGAGAGCGATTCGCTGGAGCTTGTCCGAGCCGCAGATGTTCCTGACCCAACTGCGGGCGATTTTGCGTGCTTCGGCGTTTGGTCCGGTAAAGATTCTGATTCCGATGCTCGCGCACGCGCGCGAGATCGACCAGACGCTCGATTTGATCCGGGAAGCCAAACGTCAGCTTGATGACGCGGGTCTGATCTATGACCCGAATGTGCGGGTGGGCGCGATGATCGAGATTCCGGCCGCGGCGATTGCTTTGCCGTTATTCCTGAAGCGGCTCGATTTTCTCTCGATTGGCACGAACGACCTGATTCAGTACACGCTCGCAATTGACCGTGCGGATAACGCAGTGGCGCATCTGTACGATCCCTTGCATCCGGCTGTGCTGCATCTGATTGGTTTTACGCTGCGCGAGGCGAAGCGGGCAGGCGTGCCGGTATCGGTGTGTGGCGAGATGGCGGGGGATCCAGCGTTGACCCGTTTGCTACTGGGGATGGGGCTGACCGAGTTTTCGATGCACCCGAGCCAGTTGTTGACGGTGAAGCAGGAAGTGTTGCGCGCTCACCTGAAAACGCTGGAAAAACCGGTAGCGGATGTGCTGGCCTCGTTCGAGCCCGAAGAAGTGCAAGCCGCGCTAAAACGCGTTGCCCAAGCGGGCTAG
- a CDS encoding HesA/MoeB/ThiF family protein encodes MNDAQLLRYSRHILVDELGIEAQQRFLDAHVLLIGAGGLGSPAAMYLAAAGVGTLTLADADTVDLTNLQRQILHVTASVGQPKVESGRAMLAALNPDVQVHAIAQQVDDAWLARAVPHATVVLDCTDNFATRHAINRACVTHRVPLVSGAALRFDGQISTFDFRDEASPCYACIFPEDQPFEETACSTMGVFAPTVGIIGAMQAAEALRVIAGIGKPLTGRLMMLDSLHMEWTTMRIARQPDCPVCGCQQPVATDSNADNKNRTDNNTDSPPG; translated from the coding sequence ATGAACGACGCTCAACTCCTTCGCTACTCACGCCATATCCTCGTCGATGAACTCGGTATCGAGGCGCAGCAGCGCTTTCTCGATGCGCATGTGCTGCTCATCGGAGCCGGTGGTCTGGGTTCTCCAGCCGCGATGTACCTTGCGGCAGCGGGCGTTGGCACCCTGACGCTGGCCGATGCCGATACCGTCGATCTGACCAATTTGCAGCGTCAGATCCTCCACGTGACGGCGTCAGTAGGACAGCCGAAAGTCGAATCGGGACGTGCCATGCTCGCGGCGTTAAACCCCGACGTGCAAGTGCATGCCATCGCCCAGCAGGTGGATGACGCATGGCTCGCCAGAGCCGTGCCGCACGCCACCGTCGTGCTCGATTGCACCGATAACTTCGCCACCCGCCACGCGATCAACCGGGCTTGCGTCACGCATCGGGTACCACTCGTGTCAGGTGCCGCGCTGCGCTTCGACGGCCAGATCAGCACCTTCGATTTTCGTGACGAAGCCTCGCCTTGCTACGCGTGTATTTTTCCGGAAGATCAGCCGTTTGAGGAAACCGCCTGTTCGACGATGGGCGTGTTCGCCCCGACAGTTGGCATCATCGGGGCGATGCAGGCTGCTGAAGCGCTGCGGGTGATTGCAGGGATTGGCAAGCCCCTGACAGGGCGTCTGATGATGCTCGATTCGCTGCACATGGAATGGACAACGATGCGCATCGCCCGTCAGCCGGATTGTCCGGTGTGTGGCTGCCAGCAGCCGGTTGCTACAGACAGCAATGCGGACAACAAGAACAGGACGGACAACAACACGGATAGCCCACCCGGCTAG
- the gshB gene encoding glutathione synthase: MDILFVADPLERFQIYKDSTYAMMAEAARRGYTLHACEPAHLAWTGGDVEANVRRFTITGNPADARRSPWFVAQAAAPRSLKDFSAVLMRKDPPFDMEYVTATWLLDLAERNQGARVFNKPQAIRDHSEKLAIGEFPQFVAPTLVTRDAARLRAFHAEQGDIILKPLDGMGGMGVFRVKADGMNLGSIIEMLSQDGARSVMAQKFIPEIQLGDKRILLIGGQPVPYSLARIPQGNEVRGNLAAGGLGRAQPLTARDQEIAATLAPVLAARGLLLVGLDAIGDWLTEVNVTSPTCFREIMEQTGFDVAAMFIDALEGAVG, encoded by the coding sequence ATGGACATTCTTTTTGTCGCGGATCCGCTGGAGCGTTTCCAGATTTACAAGGATTCAACCTACGCGATGATGGCCGAGGCGGCACGCCGCGGCTACACATTGCATGCGTGCGAACCCGCTCATCTGGCCTGGACCGGAGGCGATGTCGAAGCCAATGTGCGGCGTTTCACGATCACGGGCAATCCGGCCGATGCCCGGCGCTCACCATGGTTCGTGGCGCAGGCTGCCGCGCCCCGCTCGCTAAAAGACTTCAGCGCGGTACTGATGCGCAAGGACCCGCCGTTCGACATGGAATATGTCACCGCGACCTGGCTGCTCGACCTGGCTGAACGCAATCAGGGCGCGCGCGTTTTCAACAAGCCGCAAGCCATCCGCGATCACTCGGAAAAGCTGGCGATCGGCGAGTTTCCCCAGTTCGTGGCCCCGACGCTCGTCACGCGTGATGCCGCGCGCTTGCGCGCCTTTCATGCGGAACAGGGCGACATCATCCTGAAACCGCTCGATGGCATGGGTGGTATGGGGGTATTCCGCGTCAAGGCGGACGGCATGAATCTCGGGTCGATTATCGAAATGCTGAGCCAGGATGGGGCTCGTTCGGTGATGGCGCAAAAGTTTATTCCTGAGATCCAGTTGGGTGACAAACGCATTTTGCTCATTGGCGGCCAGCCTGTGCCGTATTCGCTGGCGCGTATTCCGCAGGGCAACGAGGTCCGTGGCAATCTGGCGGCGGGCGGTCTGGGACGGGCGCAGCCGCTGACCGCGCGCGATCAGGAAATTGCCGCGACGCTCGCGCCGGTGCTGGCTGCACGGGGCTTGCTGCTGGTGGGGCTCGATGCGATTGGCGACTGGCTGACAGAGGTGAATGTGACGAGCCCGACGTGTTTCCGCGAAATCATGGAGCAAACGGGGTTTGATGTGGCGGCGATGTTTATCGATGCACTGGAAGGCGCGGTTGGCTGA